The proteins below come from a single Candidatus Kirkpatrickella diaphorinae genomic window:
- a CDS encoding segregation and condensation protein A: MFEPTPARAENLPEITPNGAEKPWLALDGFEGPLDLLYDLARAQKFDLSQLSILTLVKQYLAFMEHARQVRIELEADWLVMAAWLTWLKSKLLLPQDDALQDVQEATGQLQDRLAALQQVRCAAAWLSGRPVLDEVVFARGEEECLTVIDRSGLATDLPVLISAYLSLHRRRHRKKIYTPKLAQFWTIGEAISALQRLLNTTKRGNWRALEEIFRAQALETPFAFKAAFAGALTACLELAKTGSLQLEQSEPFAPIKFGPSVTGEISS; encoded by the coding sequence ATGTTTGAGCCGACGCCCGCCCGCGCCGAGAATTTGCCGGAAATAACGCCGAATGGGGCGGAAAAGCCATGGCTGGCGCTGGACGGTTTTGAAGGGCCGCTTGATCTCCTTTACGACCTCGCGCGCGCGCAGAAATTTGATCTCAGCCAGCTTTCGATCCTGACGCTGGTCAAGCAATATCTCGCTTTCATGGAACATGCCCGTCAGGTTCGCATTGAGTTGGAAGCGGATTGGCTGGTGATGGCGGCATGGCTGACCTGGCTGAAATCCAAGCTGCTTCTGCCGCAGGATGACGCGTTGCAGGATGTGCAGGAAGCGACCGGGCAGTTGCAGGACCGGCTGGCGGCTTTGCAGCAGGTGCGCTGTGCCGCCGCGTGGCTGTCAGGGCGGCCCGTTCTGGATGAAGTCGTTTTTGCGCGGGGAGAGGAGGAATGCTTGACTGTCATTGACCGCTCCGGCCTGGCGACCGATCTGCCGGTTCTGATCAGCGCTTATCTCAGCCTGCATCGCCGTCGTCACCGTAAAAAAATCTACACGCCCAAACTTGCGCAATTCTGGACGATCGGGGAGGCTATTTCGGCGTTGCAGCGCCTTTTGAATACGACAAAGCGCGGCAACTGGCGCGCCCTTGAGGAGATTTTCCGCGCGCAGGCGCTGGAGACACCCTTCGCCTTCAAAGCTGCTTTTGCCGGGGCGCTGACGGCCTGCCTTGAACTGGCAAAGACAGGCAGTTTGCAGTTAGAGCAGTCAGAACCCTTCGCGCCGATAAAATTCGGTCCGTCTGTCACGGGGGAGATATCGTCATGA
- the scpB gene encoding SMC-Scp complex subunit ScpB: MMALHLLEGLIFASREPVTEAAMRDVLGRSGFEPSLVPQLLEQLAQEYQSRAVTLQKLGQSWHFRTRPEYAAALTRVIEKPRRLTRAAMETLAIIAYHQPCTRGDIETIRGVSLSQAVFDALIEERLIAPSGRKDVPGRPVLWATTARFLAKFGLENLSALPRREELILDPDLLNVPEDDAEDVAPVATS, from the coding sequence ATGATGGCGCTGCATTTGCTGGAAGGGCTGATTTTCGCGAGCCGGGAGCCGGTGACGGAGGCCGCCATGCGCGACGTCCTTGGGCGATCAGGATTTGAACCCAGCCTCGTGCCGCAATTGCTTGAGCAATTGGCGCAGGAATATCAATCCCGGGCCGTCACATTGCAGAAGCTCGGCCAATCCTGGCATTTCCGCACGCGGCCGGAATATGCGGCGGCACTGACCCGCGTCATTGAAAAGCCCCGGCGTCTGACGCGCGCCGCGATGGAAACCCTGGCCATCATCGCTTATCATCAACCCTGCACGCGTGGGGATATTGAGACAATTCGTGGGGTTTCCCTGAGTCAGGCCGTGTTTGACGCGCTGATTGAAGAGCGCCTCATCGCCCCGTCTGGTCGAAAGGACGTGCCCGGCCGCCCTGTTCTCTGGGCGACCACAGCGCGTTTCCTCGCCAAATTCGGGCTCGAAAATCTCTCCGCCCTCCCGCGGCGGGAGGAGTTGATACTGGACCCTGATTTGCTGAATGTGCCAGAAGATGACGCGGAAGATGTCGCGCCGGTCGCGACTTCCTGA
- the tatB gene encoding Sec-independent protein translocase protein TatB — MFDFSWSEVAVVVIIALIFIGPKDLPVAIRSVSRAVKAIRRMASEFQTHVDDFVKEADLDEATSSLKDLHPTKIRDRLLKNIDPDHTLRDGIDVTPPPPSLSSPSHRPTERNHQEVAPEVTRTAPLSDISAPGERAFPIGDIPASLPPATAQRIARESRDKMAPRYLPPVRVMHGGRRVSLDSGGKPAKSRLDV; from the coding sequence ATGTTCGATTTCAGTTGGTCCGAAGTTGCGGTTGTCGTCATCATCGCCCTGATTTTTATCGGGCCGAAGGATCTGCCCGTCGCGATCCGCTCCGTCAGTCGCGCCGTCAAGGCGATCCGCCGCATGGCCAGCGAATTTCAGACGCATGTGGATGATTTCGTGAAAGAGGCGGATCTTGACGAGGCCACATCGTCCTTGAAGGATCTGCACCCCACGAAAATCCGTGATCGCCTCCTCAAAAACATCGACCCGGACCACACTTTGCGCGACGGAATCGACGTGACGCCGCCCCCGCCATCACTTTCCTCCCCATCGCATCGCCCTACGGAACGCAATCATCAGGAAGTTGCGCCCGAGGTGACGCGGACAGCACCTTTGTCAGACATATCAGCGCCGGGAGAGCGCGCCTTTCCCATCGGCGATATACCGGCCAGCCTGCCGCCCGCCACCGCGCAGCGCATCGCGCGGGAAAGCCGGGATAAAATGGCACCGCGTTACCTGCCGCCTGTCCGTGTCATGCATGGTGGTCGGCGCGTCAGTCTGGACTCAGGCGGAAAGCCTGCGAAAAGTCGGCTGGATGTTTGA
- the tatC gene encoding twin-arginine translocase subunit TatC encodes MTDQDHTTMHDRAMPLLDHLIELRRRLLWSLGTFVVAFFFCYHYAETIYFFLARPLETVMAQKGEALHLIYTALPEAFFTYVRVAVFGGLFLSFPMIAVQAWIFIAPGLYRNEKRAFLPFLLATPFLFILGAALAYFIIFPVAWKFFLSFQTNPAGYGGMHVELQAKVSEYLSLVMKLVLAFGVAFELPVVLTLLARVGIISYKDLRRFRRYAIVAAFVIAAILAPPDVITQIGLAVPLILLYEVSIITARWVAPQRAPHLSED; translated from the coding sequence ATGACGGATCAGGATCACACGACGATGCATGACAGGGCCATGCCGCTTCTGGACCATCTCATTGAGTTGCGTCGTCGGCTGCTCTGGTCCCTGGGGACGTTCGTTGTCGCGTTCTTTTTCTGTTATCACTATGCCGAGACGATTTATTTCTTCCTCGCGCGCCCGCTTGAAACGGTCATGGCGCAAAAGGGGGAGGCGCTGCACCTGATCTACACAGCCTTGCCGGAGGCGTTTTTCACCTATGTGCGGGTTGCTGTGTTTGGCGGGTTGTTTCTCTCATTCCCGATGATTGCGGTGCAGGCGTGGATATTTATTGCGCCCGGCCTTTATCGTAATGAAAAACGGGCCTTCCTGCCTTTCCTCCTCGCGACGCCTTTTCTGTTTATTCTCGGTGCCGCGCTGGCCTATTTCATCATCTTCCCCGTTGCGTGGAAGTTCTTCCTGTCATTCCAGACGAATCCGGCTGGATATGGCGGTATGCATGTGGAATTACAGGCCAAAGTCTCGGAATATCTTTCCCTCGTCATGAAATTGGTGCTGGCTTTCGGCGTCGCTTTTGAACTGCCCGTCGTGCTGACCCTGCTCGCGCGTGTCGGGATCATCTCCTACAAAGACCTAAGGCGTTTCCGACGATATGCCATTGTTGCGGCCTTCGTCATCGCTGCCATCCTTGCACCGCCGGACGTGATTACGCAGATTGGTCTCGCCGTGCCGCTCATCTTGCTTTATGAGGTCTCAATCATCACTGCGCGATGGGTTGCACCGCAGCGCGCGCCCCATCTTTCTGAAGACTGA
- the serS gene encoding serine--tRNA ligase: MHDLRALRSEPDAFDAALKRRGLPPQSAEILAEDKVRRDALTALQAHQNRRKNLARDIGQAKRQGQDSTALEAEATQLRDEMAALEARAEAANRRVTALLENLPNILDASVPEGQDETDNVVVKQVGAVRAFAFTPLQHFELGEKLAAMDFPTAAKLAGARFTVLRGALARLERALGQFMLDMHVTHGGYQEMSVPLLVNDAAMYGTDKLPKFAEDSFRTEDGRWLIPTAEVPLTASVAGEIIDRDQLPLRMVALSPCFRSEAGSAGRDVRGMLRQHQFTKVELVSVTLPEESAAEHERMTRCAETILERLGIPYRRVLLCAGDTGFGAAKTYDLEGWLPGQNAWREISSCSNTRDFQARRMNARYRAEKGPEHVHTLNGSGLAVGRTLIAVLENYQNEDGSVEIPEVLHPYMGGVTRLT, translated from the coding sequence ATGCATGATCTGCGTGCCCTGCGGAGCGAGCCGGACGCATTTGATGCAGCCCTCAAACGGCGCGGCCTCCCACCCCAATCCGCGGAAATCCTGGCTGAGGATAAAGTGCGCCGCGACGCGCTGACCGCTCTTCAAGCGCACCAGAACCGCCGGAAGAACCTGGCGCGTGACATCGGCCAGGCGAAACGCCAGGGGCAGGATAGTACGGCGTTGGAGGCGGAAGCCACGCAATTGCGTGATGAGATGGCGGCGTTGGAAGCACGCGCGGAGGCGGCCAACCGCCGCGTCACCGCATTGCTGGAAAATCTGCCCAACATTCTGGATGCCTCCGTCCCTGAAGGTCAGGATGAAACGGATAATGTCGTCGTAAAGCAAGTGGGCGCGGTGCGCGCCTTTGCGTTCACGCCCCTCCAGCATTTCGAGCTGGGGGAAAAACTTGCCGCCATGGATTTCCCCACCGCCGCGAAACTTGCGGGGGCGCGTTTCACCGTTCTGCGCGGTGCATTGGCGCGGCTTGAGCGTGCGCTGGGTCAGTTCATGCTCGATATGCATGTGACGCATGGCGGTTATCAGGAAATGTCGGTTCCTCTTCTGGTGAATGATGCCGCCATGTATGGCACGGATAAATTGCCGAAATTCGCGGAGGATTCCTTCCGCACGGAGGATGGACGCTGGTTGATCCCGACAGCGGAGGTGCCTCTGACGGCCAGCGTGGCAGGCGAAATAATTGATCGCGATCAATTGCCCTTGCGGATGGTCGCTTTATCACCCTGTTTCCGGTCTGAAGCTGGTTCTGCAGGGCGTGACGTGCGCGGCATGTTACGCCAACATCAATTCACAAAGGTTGAGCTTGTTTCCGTCACCCTGCCGGAGGAGAGCGCGGCAGAGCATGAACGCATGACTCGTTGCGCGGAGACAATATTGGAGCGGCTTGGGATACCTTATCGCCGCGTGCTGCTCTGCGCCGGAGATACAGGTTTCGGGGCGGCGAAAACCTATGATCTGGAAGGCTGGCTGCCGGGGCAGAATGCGTGGCGTGAGATCTCCTCCTGCTCAAACACGCGCGACTTTCAGGCACGCCGGATGAATGCGCGCTATCGTGCGGAGAAAGGGCCGGAGCATGTTCACACCCTCAACGGGTCGGGCCTCGCTGTCGGGCGGACTTTGATTGCGGTGCTTGAAAATTACCAGAATGAGGATGGCTCCGTTGAGATACCGGAGGTTTTACATCCTTATATGGGCGGCGTGACGCGCCTGACGTGA
- a CDS encoding DEAD/DEAH box helicase codes for MDIICSPAQRALASATQSTGLEPSAKEMPRALRLVARALTPGDDKITDAAWRDILCTIRRKNWASRMMHLARQAHEPWISKEDMIEAAGRIDHPEAGDELLRHHLDIVIADRFREISHVPGDVFAAVKADLSDSGQFLSGQQVDHLARRIAEIFGVQDFAFESELIAQEQAQAAREEEIRRKAAQRQQREIEKLRRWEASLVGFDQVPALLHCSRQEALRWVAENRLPIARRTTQSDGIERFEFDPDMLRKLRHQLGRWRSRQDDAPRRPDAPAVGAKIGNAVIARVAALDRYAGHFKTARALKRRLVLITGPTNSGKSHAALDALAEAESGLALAPLRLLAHEFKEALGKRGVAASLMTGEERILVPDSRHIAATVEMCPFYTPVDVAIIDEAQMLTDPDRGAAWTAAIMGVPARTVYILGAPDCIPLIRRIATLCNDPLDEVSLERKSPLRAANGPTRLDQLGRSDAVIAFSRRDVLDLRAELMARGRRVAVVYGALSPEVRRAEAARFNRGEADILVATDAIGMGLNLSIRRVIFSALKKYDGRQSRDLLPQEVKQIGGRAGRYGHHEDGIVGVLAGAGNIHMIDRMLKAPPEPMVELRPLVQPDMDIVRAVADEVGSESLYGVLTRIKRAVLRADDPNYRLADMEQPMEIAAALEGVEGLELSQRWTYAMCPIDERDNGITRLVSWAAEHAAGRAVPPPGTGRLTPPAKAGREELERAEKRHKRLVAWRWLSIRFLEFYRETDRAAEHTEALNDWIESVLRQQSHRRESVRQYDGPGTRHRRAGKPSSRPSLHRTRRRD; via the coding sequence ATGGATATAATCTGCTCTCCGGCACAACGTGCACTTGCTTCCGCCACGCAATCGACCGGTCTTGAACCCTCCGCCAAGGAAATGCCACGCGCCCTACGCCTGGTTGCGCGCGCTCTGACGCCCGGTGACGATAAAATCACCGACGCGGCCTGGCGGGATATATTATGCACGATCCGCCGGAAGAACTGGGCGTCCCGGATGATGCATCTCGCCCGGCAGGCGCATGAACCTTGGATTTCCAAGGAGGATATGATTGAAGCCGCGGGGCGCATTGATCACCCGGAGGCGGGTGATGAGTTGCTCCGTCATCATCTCGACATCGTGATTGCTGATCGGTTCCGTGAGATTTCGCACGTGCCGGGCGATGTCTTCGCGGCGGTCAAAGCGGACCTGTCAGATAGCGGGCAGTTCCTCTCCGGTCAGCAGGTGGACCACCTCGCGCGTCGCATCGCCGAGATCTTCGGCGTGCAAGACTTCGCCTTTGAGTCGGAGCTGATCGCGCAGGAGCAGGCTCAGGCGGCGCGGGAGGAGGAAATCCGCCGGAAAGCCGCGCAGAGACAACAGCGTGAGATCGAGAAGTTACGCCGATGGGAGGCCAGCCTCGTCGGGTTTGATCAGGTCCCTGCCCTTTTACATTGCTCGCGGCAGGAAGCTTTGCGCTGGGTTGCTGAAAATCGCCTTCCCATTGCGCGGCGCACGACACAATCTGACGGGATTGAGCGCTTCGAATTCGACCCCGATATGTTGCGCAAATTGCGCCACCAACTGGGGCGATGGCGGTCTCGCCAGGATGACGCACCGCGACGCCCCGACGCCCCCGCGGTTGGCGCCAAAATCGGTAATGCCGTCATTGCGCGTGTGGCGGCGCTGGACCGCTATGCCGGGCATTTCAAAACGGCACGCGCCTTGAAGCGTCGCCTGGTGCTGATCACCGGGCCGACCAATTCCGGCAAGTCCCACGCGGCGCTCGATGCCCTTGCCGAGGCTGAAAGCGGCCTCGCCCTCGCCCCGCTGCGCTTGCTCGCGCATGAATTCAAGGAGGCGCTCGGGAAACGCGGCGTGGCCGCCTCGCTGATGACGGGGGAGGAACGCATCCTCGTCCCTGATTCGCGTCATATTGCGGCAACTGTGGAGATGTGTCCTTTTTATACGCCGGTCGACGTCGCCATCATTGACGAAGCCCAGATGTTGACGGATCCGGACCGGGGCGCGGCATGGACGGCGGCCATTATGGGCGTGCCGGCGCGCACCGTCTATATTCTCGGCGCGCCGGACTGCATCCCGCTGATTCGGCGGATCGCCACATTATGCAATGACCCGCTGGATGAAGTCTCTCTGGAGCGCAAAAGCCCCCTCCGCGCCGCGAATGGCCCGACACGGCTTGACCAATTGGGCCGCAGCGACGCGGTAATCGCTTTTTCCCGTCGCGACGTGCTTGACCTGCGAGCTGAATTGATGGCGCGGGGGCGGCGTGTGGCCGTCGTCTATGGCGCGCTCAGCCCGGAAGTGCGCCGGGCGGAAGCGGCGCGCTTTAATCGGGGTGAGGCGGATATTCTCGTCGCCACCGATGCGATTGGGATGGGCCTGAATCTCTCCATCCGGCGCGTGATTTTCAGCGCGTTGAAAAAATATGACGGTCGGCAGTCCCGAGACCTCCTTCCGCAGGAAGTCAAACAGATTGGCGGGCGCGCGGGGCGTTACGGCCATCATGAGGATGGGATTGTGGGCGTGCTGGCCGGTGCGGGCAATATCCATATGATCGACCGCATGTTGAAGGCCCCGCCCGAACCCATGGTAGAACTGCGCCCCCTCGTGCAGCCCGACATGGATATCGTGCGCGCCGTCGCGGATGAGGTGGGTTCAGAGAGTCTCTATGGTGTGTTGACGCGCATTAAACGCGCGGTTCTGCGCGCGGATGACCCGAATTACCGTCTCGCCGATATGGAACAACCGATGGAAATCGCGGCGGCACTTGAGGGCGTCGAGGGCCTCGAACTATCCCAACGTTGGACATATGCCATGTGCCCGATTGATGAGCGGGATAATGGCATCACGCGACTCGTCTCCTGGGCGGCTGAACATGCAGCGGGTCGCGCCGTCCCGCCCCCCGGAACCGGCCGATTGACGCCGCCCGCCAAAGCAGGGCGTGAGGAGCTGGAACGGGCCGAAAAGCGGCATAAACGCCTCGTGGCCTGGCGGTGGCTTTCGATCCGCTTCCTGGAATTTTATCGTGAGACGGATCGCGCTGCGGAACATACGGAAGCACTGAATGACTGGATCGAGTCGGTTCTGCGGCAGCAGAGCCACCGGCGCGAGTCCGTGCGCCAGTATGACGGGCCAGGCACGCGTCATCGCCGGGCGGGCAAACCATCTTCCCGCCCCAGCCTCCATCGGACGCGACGCCGTGATTAA
- a CDS encoding ferredoxin--NADP reductase — translation MPTISEPLSGLLPVEGHPGHYRLAPPSKEYSHLHACEVLSVHHWTDRLFTFTCTRDPGLRFENGQFTMIGIEVDGKPLLRAYSIASANYEEHLEFLSIAVEDGPLTSRLRHVKVGDTVLVGRKPVGTLLLDNLKLGRNLYFLSTGTGLAPFMSLIEDPECYERYEHVVLSHTVRVSAELAYMNLIRHDLPQHEFLGDYVTGQLKYYPAVTREDFEVRDRITTLIQSGKIFKDLDLPPLDPEHDRVMICGSPEMLADTEKLLISMGFEEGNMSHQGSYVVEKAFAER, via the coding sequence ATGCCGACAATTTCTGAACCTCTAAGCGGTTTATTACCGGTTGAAGGGCATCCCGGTCACTATCGCCTTGCACCACCTTCGAAGGAATACAGCCATCTTCACGCATGTGAAGTTCTGTCAGTGCACCATTGGACGGACCGCCTCTTTACTTTCACCTGCACGCGCGACCCCGGCTTACGGTTCGAGAACGGTCAGTTCACCATGATCGGGATTGAGGTGGACGGCAAACCGCTCCTGCGCGCTTACTCAATTGCCTCAGCTAATTATGAGGAGCATCTTGAATTCCTCTCCATCGCGGTTGAGGACGGCCCGCTTACCTCGCGCCTGCGCCACGTGAAAGTCGGGGATACGGTACTCGTCGGGCGCAAGCCGGTGGGGACATTATTGCTGGATAATCTCAAACTGGGCCGCAACCTCTATTTCCTTTCAACCGGTACGGGCCTGGCGCCCTTTATGAGCCTGATTGAAGATCCGGAATGCTATGAACGCTACGAGCATGTTGTGCTGAGCCACACTGTGCGTGTCTCTGCGGAACTGGCTTATATGAATCTCATCCGCCATGACCTGCCGCAGCATGAATTTCTGGGTGATTATGTGACCGGGCAGCTCAAATATTACCCGGCCGTGACGCGCGAGGATTTCGAAGTGCGCGATCGGATCACGACCTTGATTCAGTCTGGCAAGATCTTCAAAGATCTCGATCTCCCGCCACTTGATCCGGAGCATGACCGGGTGATGATCTGCGGTTCACCGGAGATGCTGGCAGATACAGAGAAACTTCTGATCTCGATGGGTTTTGAGGAAGGCAATATGAGCCACCAGGGCTCCTACGTTGTTGAAAAGGCGTTCGCGGAGCGCTGA
- the gorA gene encoding glutathione-disulfide reductase, with protein sequence MAAEFDLLVIGAGSGGVRCARIAAQHGAKVAIVEARHWGGTCVNIGCVPKKLMVYAADYAAMGPESQSFGWEGAAWRHVWARLISAKNEEIARLNNVYTTMLEKAGVTLFKGTAAFLSRHEVEISPSALDPSAGKQRIRARKIVIAVGGAPSRPKIDGAELGIVSDDAFYLPERPGKIVIIGGGYIGVEFAGIFSRLGSDVTMVFRGERPLRGFDDDLRTHLTEAMTRHGITLKSGTSPKRIDRLSDGTLATTLDQGEKLVSDCVFFATGRHPAIDGLNLAAIGVTCQEGRVVTNASMATSVPDIYAIGDVTDQINLTPVAIAQGHILADRIFGGHDRHWAFETTPKAVFYSQPLASVGLTEEEAAKDAAVDVYLTRFRPMRQSLLKGDDQVLIKLVVDTRDERVVGAHMMGDAAPEIIQAVAIAVTARLRKADFDHTIGIHPTTAEEIVTMRTVTRRTPQKNA encoded by the coding sequence ATGGCAGCAGAATTTGATCTCCTCGTTATTGGTGCGGGCTCAGGCGGGGTGCGTTGTGCGCGCATCGCAGCCCAGCATGGGGCGAAAGTGGCGATTGTGGAAGCGCGCCATTGGGGCGGCACGTGCGTCAATATTGGCTGTGTCCCGAAGAAGCTGATGGTCTATGCCGCGGATTACGCCGCAATGGGGCCTGAATCGCAGTCCTTCGGGTGGGAGGGCGCAGCATGGCGGCATGTTTGGGCGCGGTTGATCTCCGCAAAAAATGAAGAAATCGCCCGCCTGAATAATGTCTACACCACCATGCTTGAGAAAGCAGGTGTCACCCTGTTTAAAGGCACAGCCGCTTTTCTGTCGCGGCATGAGGTGGAAATCTCACCTTCCGCGCTTGATCCGTCTGCCGGGAAGCAACGCATCCGGGCGCGCAAAATCGTCATCGCTGTGGGCGGGGCGCCCTCACGACCGAAAATTGACGGGGCTGAACTGGGCATCGTTTCCGATGATGCTTTTTACCTGCCGGAACGTCCCGGAAAAATCGTGATCATCGGAGGCGGTTATATCGGCGTTGAATTTGCCGGAATTTTTTCACGATTGGGCAGTGATGTTACGATGGTGTTCCGGGGTGAGCGTCCGCTCCGTGGGTTTGATGATGATCTGCGCACGCATCTCACCGAGGCCATGACCCGCCACGGTATCACCTTGAAATCCGGCACTTCACCAAAGCGGATTGACCGCCTGTCGGACGGAACGCTGGCCACGACGCTTGATCAAGGTGAAAAGCTGGTAAGCGATTGCGTGTTTTTTGCGACGGGCCGGCATCCGGCGATCGACGGCCTGAATCTTGCTGCGATCGGCGTGACGTGCCAGGAGGGGCGCGTCGTGACAAATGCATCGATGGCCACGTCCGTCCCGGATATTTACGCCATTGGCGATGTGACAGATCAAATCAATCTCACGCCCGTCGCCATCGCGCAGGGCCATATCCTTGCGGATCGGATCTTTGGCGGTCACGACCGTCACTGGGCCTTTGAGACCACACCGAAGGCCGTGTTTTACAGCCAACCCCTCGCCAGTGTCGGTTTGACGGAAGAGGAGGCGGCGAAGGATGCGGCGGTGGATGTTTATCTGACGCGCTTCCGACCCATGCGGCAAAGTCTTCTCAAGGGAGATGATCAGGTTCTGATCAAGCTTGTCGTTGATACACGTGATGAGCGTGTGGTGGGCGCACATATGATGGGTGACGCGGCACCGGAGATCATTCAGGCTGTTGCGATTGCGGTGACAGCCCGCCTGAGGAAAGCGGATTTCGACCACACAATCGGCATCCACCCGACGACGGCGGAGGAAATCGTGACGATGCGCACGGTAACACGCCGCACGCCGCAGAAAAACGCCTGA
- a CDS encoding glycosyltransferase family protein: MKKMKALLCTGRLDSFSGSELVIIEFGQELRRRQFVVHVYAHHIAESLEASLLKAGIVAKSCDEIDLASYDLIYTQQNALSLLLDAQAVDQLCKVGFPYIIFAHLSPYIEIEAPLSRLESEIATRIIVNSEETGKALAAFGAAYRKAIVVPNPTQDVYISHTPITAIRKILIVSNHCPDEVLAARDLLISAGYQVDHLGEGGNVAMMCPEILHDCDAVITIGKTVQMAILANRPVYCYDHFGGPGWLTDQNYEEAAALNFSGRDQPVKKTADEIFEDITRFKPDIPHFYRKQKPFLIRFWVTLLLRDLKSHRRKIPKNRDDMQSLARVDRCMSIVCAQAFNNHFLLRYVLPRKMRFIADRDKWIQDRDGWIRERDDLIRQLQLQIYERDQRISERYSLIRALHERLRSPALVRRCLRNFSHRFAAKPRCAEDHDPIERI; this comes from the coding sequence GTGAAAAAAATGAAAGCCCTGCTTTGCACTGGCCGCCTCGACAGTTTTTCCGGCTCTGAACTGGTTATTATTGAATTCGGGCAGGAATTACGGCGCCGACAATTTGTCGTTCATGTTTACGCCCACCACATCGCAGAATCGCTTGAAGCCAGTCTACTTAAGGCGGGCATTGTCGCGAAAAGCTGTGACGAGATTGACCTAGCTTCTTACGATTTGATTTATACACAGCAAAATGCCCTGTCGCTTTTGCTTGACGCGCAGGCGGTGGACCAACTCTGCAAAGTTGGTTTCCCCTACATTATATTCGCCCATCTCTCCCCCTATATTGAGATTGAAGCGCCCCTCTCCCGCCTGGAGAGTGAAATTGCCACACGCATCATCGTCAATAGCGAAGAGACTGGTAAGGCCCTGGCGGCATTCGGCGCTGCGTACCGGAAGGCAATTGTCGTTCCCAACCCGACGCAGGATGTTTACATCTCGCACACCCCGATCACCGCGATACGAAAAATCCTTATCGTCTCCAATCATTGCCCGGATGAGGTACTTGCGGCGCGTGACCTGTTGATCTCGGCAGGTTACCAGGTTGATCACTTGGGTGAAGGTGGCAATGTCGCAATGATGTGCCCGGAAATCCTCCATGATTGTGACGCCGTTATTACGATCGGAAAAACCGTGCAGATGGCCATTCTGGCCAATCGTCCCGTTTATTGTTACGATCATTTTGGTGGTCCAGGCTGGTTGACCGACCAGAATTACGAGGAAGCGGCCGCGCTTAATTTCTCCGGGCGGGATCAACCGGTTAAAAAGACGGCCGATGAGATTTTTGAAGATATCACCCGTTTCAAGCCGGATATTCCGCATTTTTACCGGAAGCAGAAACCGTTTTTGATCCGCTTCTGGGTTACGCTTCTTCTCCGCGATCTCAAATCCCATCGTCGGAAAATCCCGAAAAATCGCGATGACATGCAGTCACTTGCACGCGTGGATCGCTGCATGAGCATTGTTTGCGCACAAGCCTTCAATAACCACTTTCTGCTCCGTTATGTTCTGCCGAGAAAAATGCGTTTCATCGCGGATCGCGATAAATGGATACAGGATCGGGATGGGTGGATCCGTGAACGCGATGATCTGATCCGACAGCTACAGCTCCAGATTTATGAACGGGACCAACGGATATCGGAGAGGTACTCCCTTATCAGGGCGCTTCATGAAAGATTGAGAAGTCCCGCTTTGGTCAGGCGATGCCTTCGAAATTTCTCTCATCGTTTTGCGGCCAAACCTCGCTGCGCGGAAGATCATGACCCGATTGAACGCATCTGA